A single genomic interval of Methanophagales archaeon harbors:
- a CDS encoding exosome complex exonuclease Rrp41, giving the protein MKEEGIELIKDGKRLDGRGFDELRPIKIEVGVLKRADGSCYFELGDNKVIAAVYGPREMHPRHAQDAKMAVLKYRYNMAPFSVDERKRPGPDRRSVEISKVSREALEPVIIREFYPKTEIDVYVEILQSDAGTRTAGINAASIALADAGIPMKDLVSSVAVGKIDGEVVLDLNAVEDNYGEADMPIAMIARRNTITALQMDGRMTKDEFEKGLKLAMNACQQIYELQRTALIERYSEM; this is encoded by the coding sequence ATGAAAGAGGAAGGTATAGAACTTATAAAAGATGGTAAGAGACTGGATGGCAGGGGTTTTGACGAACTCAGACCGATAAAGATAGAGGTAGGAGTCCTGAAGAGGGCGGATGGATCCTGTTATTTTGAATTGGGCGATAACAAGGTGATTGCTGCGGTGTATGGACCGAGGGAGATGCATCCGCGACATGCTCAGGATGCGAAGATGGCTGTACTCAAATACAGGTACAACATGGCGCCCTTCTCTGTTGACGAGCGTAAGAGACCGGGGCCTGATAGGAGGAGTGTGGAGATATCCAAGGTAAGTAGAGAGGCACTGGAGCCAGTGATCATAAGGGAGTTTTACCCAAAGACCGAGATAGACGTGTATGTGGAGATACTGCAATCAGATGCAGGCACGAGAACTGCGGGTATAAATGCCGCTTCAATCGCACTCGCAGATGCGGGAATACCAATGAAAGACCTTGTATCCTCAGTTGCCGTGGGTAAGATAGATGGAGAGGTTGTACTCGATTTGAATGCAGTGGAGGACAATTATGGTGAAGCTGACATGCCAATAGCAATGATTGCCCGGCGAAATACGATTACGGCGCTTCAAATGGACGGTCGTATGACGAAGGATGAATTTGAGAAAGGCTTAAAGCTCGCAATGAACGCCTGCCAGCAGATATATGAATTACAGCGAACGGCGTTGATAGAGCGATATAGTGAGATGTAA